A window from Drosophila kikkawai strain 14028-0561.14 chromosome 2L, DkikHiC1v2, whole genome shotgun sequence encodes these proteins:
- the DIP-iota gene encoding igLON family member 5, whose protein sequence is MKRRSLADIWLLLQFAGLSWASFSELNNSDPKFSGPINNSTVPVGRDALLTCIVHDLVSFKVAWLRVDTQTILSIQNHVITKNHRIAISHTEHRIWQLRIRDVQESDRGWYMCQINTDPMKSQMGYLDVVVPPDIVDYQTSQDVVRATGQNVTLTCSATGVPLPTITWRREESTPLLLSEDSAQQEVYSVEGQNLSLWQVQRSHMGAYLCIASNGVPPTVSKRVMLVVNFAPTIWTRYDTIYVGLGQKLTLECITESQPASVNFWLKDSELLPGGSYESVTVDHVHRIVMRITLRPITKRDFGEYKCRAKNAMGQTDRIITVHHKAKKHGQHSHQTSSLESQFIVIEEYIANAAVMNCIFRTLWLPFLYFLNKIASL, encoded by the exons ATGAAAAGGAGGAGCTTGGCTGATatctggctgctgctgcaatttGCAGGCTTGAGCTGGGCCAGCTTTTCGGAGCTAAACAATT CGGATCCCAAGTTCAGCGGTCCCATCAACAACTCAACAGTTCCCGTGGGACGCGATGCCCTGCTCACGTGTATCGTGCACGACCTGGTTAGCTTCAAGGTGGCCTGGTTGCGCGTAGATACACAGACCATTCTGAGCATCCAGAACCATGTCATCACCAAGAACCATCGCATTGCCATCTCGCACACGGAGCATCGCATCTGGCAGCTAAGGATACGCGATGTCCAGGAGTCAGATCGTGGATG GTACATGTGCCAAATCAACACCGATCCCATGAAGAGTCAGATGGGTTATCTAGACGTTGTGGTGCCACCGGATATTGTTGATTACCAGACTAGTCAGGATGTGGTTCGTGCCACGGGTCAGAATGTGACGCTCACCTGCAGTGCAACGGGGGTTCCCCTGCCCACAATTACCTGGCGTCGCGAGGAGTCCACACCGCTCCTACTTTCCGAGGACTCCGCCCAACAGGAAGTGTACAGCGTGGAGGGGCAGAATCTCAGCTTGTGGCAGGTGCAGAGGTCTCATATGGGGGCCTATCTTTGCATTGCCTCCAATGGAGTGCCTCCCACAGTCAGCAAGCGCGTAATGCTGGTGGTGAACT TTGCTCCCACCATCTGGACTCGTTATGATACCATCTACGTGGGCCTGGGCCAGAAGCTAACGCTGGAATGCATCACCGAATCCCAGCCGGCATCTGTAAACTTCTGGCTAAAGGACTCTGAACTGCTGCCAGGAGGTAGCTATGAATCCGTTACAGTGGATCATGTCCATCGCATTGTAATGCGGATCACCCTGCGTCCCATAACGAAGCGGGATTTTGGAGAGTACAAATGCAGGGCCAAGAATGCAATGGGCCAGACAGATCGGATTATCACAGTGCATC ATAAAGCCAAGAAGCATGGTCAGCACTCGCATCAGACCTCCTCCCTCGAGAGTCAGTTCATTGTCATAGAAG AATACATAGCGAATGCGGCTGTTATGAACTGTATATTCCGAACTCTTTGGCTTCCATTTCTGTATTTCCTCAATAAAATTGCCAGCTTGTGA
- the LOC108076243 gene encoding uncharacterized protein encodes MFSLQQLVRVAAATPNGGSDLYRLLRHLGNATAANTNTSTAAGTARAIAKATTQLSSQAKFGDSDSHNSPSHADGYSHCESESDLESAHHGNNFPSAHQLARKLLEQRSQDIQRQIHTQSASGQRAKSSQQQQQQQTTTKFAMSSLAAEPLQAHKADEITASGADNAVESPGLGASCHDVASASASAGTKACFSTGLGEILQFMELIGNLKHTKRTGWVLRDVNDCESISGHMYRMSMLTFLLDGSEGLNQIRCMELALVHDLAESLVGDITPFCGVSKDEKRAMEFKAMEDICKLIEPRGKRIMELFEEYEHGQSAESKFVKDLDRLDMVMQAFEYEKRDNCLLKHQEFFDSTEGKFNHPFVKKLVNEIYEQRDVLAKAKGATPPPAIEIPSMEKPSKLANGHDSSS; translated from the exons ATGTTCTCACTACAGCAATTGGTCCGAGTGGCTGCAGCGACGCCGAACGGAGGCAGTGATCTCTACAGGCTGCTTCGGCACCTGGGCAACGCGACGGCAGCAAACACGAACACAAGCACAGCGGCAGGTACAGCTAGAGCTATAGCCAAAGCAACAACACAGCTCTCTAGTCAGGCGAAGTTCGGCGACAGCGACAGTCACAATTCGCCCTCACACGCGGACGGTTATAGTCACTGCGAATCAGAGTCGGATTTGGAGTCGGCGCACCACGGCAATAATTTTCCATCAGCCCACCAATTGGCCCGAAAGCTATTGGAGCAGCGTAGCCAGGATATCCAGCGTCAGATTCATACACAATCGGCCAGCGGACAGCGAGCCAAGTCctcccaacagcagcagcagcagcaaaccaCCACCAAGTTTGCCATGTCATCGTTAGCGGCGGAGCCCCTGCAAGCCCACAAGGCAGACGAAATCACGGCCTCCGGGGCGGACAATGCGGTGGAGTCCCCAGGACTAGGTGCCTCCTGTCACGATGTGGCCTCAGCATCGGCCAGTGCCGGTACAAAGGCCTGCTTCAGCACTGGCCTCGGCGAGATCCTACAGTTCATGGAGCTCATTGGCAACCTGAAA CACACCAAACGCACTGGCTGGGTGCTACGTGATGTCAACGATTGCGAATCGATTTCGGGACACATGTACCGGATGAGCATGTTAACCTTCTTGTTGGACGGCAGCGAGGGACTAAATCAAATCCGCTGCATGGAGCTAGCACTAGTCCATGATTTGGCGGAGAGTTTAGTGGGTGACATAACGCCCTTCTGTGGCGTGTCCAAGGATGAGAAGCGTGCCATGGAGTTTAAGGCCATGGAGGATATATGCAAGCTGATTGAGCCGCGTGGCAAGCGCATTATGGAACTGTTTGAG GAATACGAGCATGGCCAGAGTGCCGAGAGCAAGTTTGTCAAGGATCTGGATCGCCTGGATATGGTTATGCAGGCGTTTGAATACGAGAAGCGTGACAATTGCCTTCTGAAGCACCAGGAGTTCTTCGACTCCACCGAGGGCAAGTTTAATCATCCGTTCGTGAAGAAGCTGGTCAACGAGATCTACGAACAGCGTGATGTCCTGGCCAAGGCCAAGGGCGCTACTCCGCCGCCAGCCATTGAGATTCCCAGCATGGAGAAGCCTTCGAAACTGGCCAACGGTCATGACAGCTCGAGTTGA
- the LOC108076383 gene encoding prolyl 4-hydroxylase subunit alpha-1: MLLRKLVSVVINLILIFKTSFAKESDEDDSKVYSGSILALGELREFENSYMDQLNNYIKSLQRKVETLRIFTDSVKHKILESEASRFEYVSNPLNAFELMRRAHEDWPKWMTYLRAQEKDQDNQLSEIHKLLKRTPTAEDLQEASLGMYRIEHFYNLSSTDMSKGLLAGQQLETQMCASECLALAEYMFNKSEYRRAAQWYRLALHNIKEPTNKIALQIYKPHREELRKMFVISRLHEGALDNISDYLEEVNQDPEIPLLHLKPIPPATAIERRCRGEFPPRPQLVCRYNFTTTPFMRIAPLKEEEISKDPLMWLYHDVLYDSEIAHFINLTSEDLSQGYADNYTAPKNPDRVFQVKITDDDGGKMDKALVNRMTDISGLAMGNVSSLARANYGLGGYFQEHSDYKDPRIYPERISEGDSLITFLFYATDVPLGGATIFPAANLTIQPKKGSALFWYNLHNNWEPNPLTRHAVCPMIQGNRWIFTKSMLNYQQMFTKPCYK; this comes from the exons ATGCTGCTGCGTAAACTAGTTTCTGTTGTTATAAACttaattctaatttttaaaacaagttTTGCTAAGGAAAGTGACGAGGATGATAGTAAAGTCTACTCGGGTTCTATTCTGGCCTTAGGGGAGCTCAGAGAATTCGAGAACTCCTATATGGATCAACTCAATAACTATATTAAATCTCTGCAAAGGAAAGTGGAAACACTGAGAAT ATTTACTGACTCGGTGAAACATAAAATTCTGGAAAGTGAAGCGAGTCGTTTCGAATATGTGTCAAATCCCCTTAATGCCTTTGAACTGATGAGACGAGCTCATGAAGATTGGCCCAAGTGGATGACTTACCTCAGGGCTCAGGAAAAGGATCAAG ATAATCAActttcagaaattcataaacTTTTAAAGCGTACACCAACTGCCGAGGACTTACAGGAGGCTTCATTGGGAATGTATCGCATTGAACATTTCTATAACCTAAGCTCTACGGACATGTCAAAGGGTCTACTGGCTGGTCAGCAACTAGA AACCCAAATGTGCGCTTCCGAGTGTCTAGCCCTAGCTGAGTATATGTTCAATAAGTCAGAGTATAGACGAGCAGCTCAATGGTACCGACTGGCCTTACATAATATTAAGGAGCCAACGAATAAGATTGCGCTTCAAATTTACAAACCACATCGAGAGGAACTTCGCAAAATGTTTGTAATAAGTCGACTTCATGAAG GTGCCCTCGACAACATAAGTGATTACTTAGAGGAGGTTAACCAGGACCCAGAGATACCCCTCCTCCACTTAAAGCCCATTCCGCCAGCCACTGCCATTGAACGACGATGTCGAGGAGAGTTTCCACCACGTCCGCAACTCGTGTGTCGCTACAATTTTACCACCACACCATTTATGCGTATAGCACCCctcaaggaggaggagatcaGCAAGGATCCACTCATGTGGCTATATCACGATGTACTCTATGACAGCGAGATTGCACATTTCATAaatctgaccagcgaagacttGTCCCAAGGCTATGCCGATAATTACACAGCTCCCAAAAACCCAGATCGCGTCTTCCAGGTTAAAATTACCGATGACGATGGTGGTAAAATGGACAAGGCTTTGGTGAATCGCATGACGGATATATCGGGTCTGGCAATGGGCAATGTTAGCTCTCTGGCCAGAGCAAACTACGGTCTGGGTGGGTATTTTCAGGAGCACAGCGACTACAAAGATCCCAGAATTTATCCG gAACGAATCAGTGAGGGCGATagtttaattacatttttgttttat GCCACCGATGTCCCTTTGGGTGGTGCCACCATTTTTCCTGCAGCAAATCTTACCATTCAGCCCAAGAAGGGCTCGGCACTTTTCTGGTACAATCTTCACAATAATTGGGAACCAAATCCTTTGACCAGACACGCTGTGTGTCCCATGATTCAAGGAAACCGATGGA tttttaccaAAAGCATGTTGAACTATCAGCAGATGTTTACCAAGCCTTGCTACAAATAA
- the Oatp26F gene encoding solute carrier organic anion transporter family member 4A1 produces MSEVNPNHIGTEAGAAATGAAKCANVNNNNSARSSRTGSAVSTETDQDVDSQRFGWCGWNPQWLQRFCTAKWALFWLCWGGALQGLIVNGLINVSISTIERRFGLRSRQTGLVASGYDVASFACLVPVTYYGGRRGASKPRFIAIGLIVMGMGSLVFLLPHFLVGNYRASIDEANVCETAGLQLNSSQTTMGSCETETGNESESLTWTVWLFLGAQLLHGAGASPLFTLGVTYIDENVSKKMSSVYLGIYYTMATVGPAIGYVFGGQLLLIYTDWMTVDPVQLSLTSDSKVWIGAWWLGFIFAAAMCLLVALPILGYPKSLPGAEKLQLERVSEAHATKTESEEEVSSKGLGKLPRAVLSLLGNPTFFFLNLAGATEGLIIAGFAAFLPKQIENQFSISPMLSALVMGLITVPAGGGGTFLGGYLVKKWNLTCSGIIKMCLMATTVAALFTFCFLVSCPNPQFAGVTTGYNLESRSGPIALEAPCNANCECSRSNYDPICGVNGVMYYSPCYAGCSQEEHVDSLKRYHNCSCIGSVGWVDMDVDDGFPRPEATNLKCDSTCQSLPLFVGLCFVLMIFTFLATMPALSATLRCVQDEQRSFALGLQWIKVRLLGTIPAPLIFGALIDESCILWHESCDKEAGGACLVYDNFYISRYMWLLALICKLGSVVFFLAAWWFYVPPPKPSNANEKTEDN; encoded by the exons ATGTCGGAGGTGAACCCAAACCATATAGGAActgaagcaggagcagcagccaccggTGCAGCCAAGTGCGCCAATGTGAACAATAACAATAGTGCCCGTTCCAGCAGGACGGGAAGTGCCGTCTCCACCGAAACGGACCAGGATGTGGACAGCCAGAGATTTGGATGGTGCGGCTGGAATCCACAGTGGCTCCAGCGCTTCTGCACCGCCAAGTGGGCACTCTTCTGGCTGTGCTGGGGCGGTGCTCTCCAAG GTCTAATTGTCAACGGTTTGATCAATGTGTCCATCTCCACAATCGAACGGCGCTTTGGCCTACGCTCCCGTCAGACAGGCCTGGTGGCCAGCGGCTACGATGTGGCCTCCTTTGCCTGCCTGGTGCCGGTCACATATTATGGAGGAAGACGTGGTGCCTCCAAGCCGCGATTCATTGCCATCGGTCTGATCGTGATGGGCATGGGATCGTTGGTTTTTCTGCTGCCTCACTTCCTGGTGGGCAACTACAGGGCCAGCATTGATGAGGCAAATGTTTGTGAGACGGCCGGACTGCAGCTTAACTCCAGCCAGACGACAATG gGATCCTGCGAGACGGAGACGGGGAACGAGAGCGAGAGTCTAACCTGGACTGTATGGCTGTTTCTGGGCGCTCAACTGCTCCACGGAGCCGGTGCCTCACCCCTCTTCACGCTGGGCGTCACATATATCGATGAGAATGTCTCAAAGAAGATGTCGTCTGTTTACTTGG gCATTTACTACACCATGGCCACCGTTGGACCCGCGATTGGCTACGTCTTTGGCGGACAGTTGCTGCTTATCTACACGGACTGGATGACCGTGGATCCTGTGCA ACTCAGCCTGACGAGTGACAGCAAGGTGTGGATTGGTGCCTGGTGGCTTGGTTTTATTTTCGCCGCTGCCATGTGTCTCCTAGTGGCCCTGCCCATTCTGGGATATCCGAAATCCCTGCCTGGGGCAGAAAAGCTTCAGCTAGAAAGGGTTTCAGAGGCACATGCCACCAAAACGGAGTCCGAGGAAGAAGTGTCGAGCAAGGGCTTGGGAAAACTTCCTCGGGCTGTGCTCAGCCTGCTTGGTAATCCTACCTTCTTTTTCCTGAACCTGGCCGGAGCCACTGAGGGACTGATCATAGCTGGATTCGCTGCCTTTCTGCCCAAACAAATCGAGAACCAATTTAGCATCTCGCCCATGCTCTCCGCTTTGGTCATGGGCCTGATCACGGTTCCAGCAGGCGGTGGCGGCACCTTTCTCGGTGGCTACTTGGTGAAAAAGTGGAACCTGACCTGCAGTGGCATCATCAAGATGTGCCTGATGGCCACCACAGTGGCGGCACTTTTCACCTTCTGTTTCCTGGTCTCCTGTCCGAATCCTCAGTTTGCTGGCGTCACCACGGGCTACAATTTGGAGTCCAGAAGCGGACCAATTGCCTTGGAGGCGCCCTGTAATGCCAACTGCGAATGCAGCCGCTCCAACTACGATCCCATCTGTGGAGTTAATGGTGTGATGTACTACAGTCCCTGCTATGCGGGATGTAGCCAGGAGGAGCATGTGGACAGCCTGAAGCGTTACCACAATTGCAGCTGCATCGGAAGCGTTGGCTGGGTGGATATGGACGTAGACGATGGCTTTCCGCGGCCGGAAGCCACCAATCTTAAGTGCGATTCCACATGCCAGAGCCTGCCGCTGTTCGTGGGACTCTGTTTCGTCCTGATGATATTCACTTTTCTGGCCACCATGCCCGCTTTGTCGGCCACCTTGAG ATGCGTTCAGGACGAGCAGCGATCCTTTGCCCTGGGTCTGCAGTGGATAAAAGTGCGCCTCCTGGGCACCATACCGGCTCCTCTTATTTTTGGCGCCCTGATTGATGAGTCTTGCATTTTGTGGCATGAGTCCTGCGACAAGGAGGCAGGTGGAGCCTGTCTTGTTTACGATAACTTTTATATTAGTCG ATATATGTGGCTTTTGGCCTTGATCTGCAAACTAGGATCCGTGGTGTTCTTCCTGGCCGCTTGGTGGTTCTATGTGCCACCCCCTAAGCCATCGAATGCTAATGAAAAGACAGAGGATAATTAA